The stretch of DNA GCCTCGCGCAGCCGGTCGAAGTCCATCCCCTCGGCGGCGATCGGGTACTCCCGAAGGTCCATGCCCATGGTCTTGAGCGGGGTGCCGTGCTGGGTCTGCACGTGCACCGAGCCGGGCCGCTTCACCATCGTGTGCGGGAAGTTGACGTTGTTGACGAAGTACTTGGCGGTGGCCATCGCCCGCAGGTAGCCCGGCGAGTTCAGCAGCACGTACGGCACCCCGTCGGGCAGCGCCGCCGCCTGCGCCTTGGTCTCCACCACCCAGACCCCGCGCACCTGCGGGGCCAGCTCCCGGGCCTTCCGGTAGATCGCGGCCGGGTTGCAGGCGTACCCGCGGTGCCAGTACGCGGCGTAGACGGCCAGCTGCTCGTCCAGCGGCAGCCGCCGGAGGGCTGAGTACGCGGTGAACCGGGCCCCGCTGCGCACGCCCCGGCGCAGCACCGGGGCGATCGCCTTGGCCTGGCGGCGCAGCACCCGGGGCAGCCGGCCGGTGCGGCGCAGCTCGCCGTAGGCGCGGCGGGCGCCGGCCGCGGCCAGCCGGTACTGGATGCCGGCCAGCCCGGCCGGGTAGCGGTAGCCGGCCGGGCGGTGGCGGGCGGAGTGCTCGGCGATCCGGGCGAAGAAGTCCGGCCGCAGGCCGGTCGGGACGAGCCCGGGGGAGTCGTACACGGTGAGTGCCTGCTTGACGGTCCGCTCGTAGACCAGGGTGGTCAGGGCGGGGGAGACGGGGTGCCGGGTGAGGAAGTCGAAGATCGCGTCGTACTGGGCGAAGGCGTCGGCGTGCTTGGGCGAGGCGGTGGCGGTGATCGCCCCCGGCCGACCGCGGCGGTAGTGGTAGCAGGGGCGGTCGAGGTAGCGCAGCCGCCCGGCGGCGAGCAGCGCGGGGTAGGTGACCGAGATGTCCTCGTAGTAGCCCCGGCCGAAGGAGACCCCGAGGCCGAGCAGGTACTCGCGGCGGAAGACCTTGTTCCAGACCGCCATCACGGTGCGCAGCAGCTCGGGGTGGTCGGCGGCGGTGCAGCCGGCCACCAGCGGGGAGCCGCGCAGCAGGTGGCGCCAGGGGTTGGGCTCGCTGCTGCCGTCGGGGTACTGGTGGGTGAAGTCGGTGAGCAGCACGTCGGGCGGCTCGCCGGTGGCCTCGCCGGCCCGCAGCTCGGTGGTGAGCGCGCCGACGGTGTCCTCGGGCAGCCAGTCGTCGCTGTCCACGAACCAGACGTACCGCCCGGTGGCCTCGGCCAGCCCGGC from Kitasatospora sp. MMS16-BH015 encodes:
- a CDS encoding bifunctional glycosyltransferase family 2 protein/CDP-glycerol:glycerophosphate glycerophosphotransferase, with translation MLPVHGVERFLPRCLDSLGLRAPGRPGRPDPALGEVEVIAVDDRSPDGCGELLDAYAAVNPALRVLHLAENQGLGGARTAGLAEATGRYVWFVDSDDWLPEDTVGALTTELRAGEATGEPPDVLLTDFTHQYPDGSSEPNPWRHLLRGSPLVAGCTAADHPELLRTVMAVWNKVFRREYLLGLGVSFGRGYYEDISVTYPALLAAGRLRYLDRPCYHYRRGRPGAITATASPKHADAFAQYDAIFDFLTRHPVSPALTTLVYERTVKQALTVYDSPGLVPTGLRPDFFARIAEHSARHRPAGYRYPAGLAGIQYRLAAAGARRAYGELRRTGRLPRVLRRQAKAIAPVLRRGVRSGARFTAYSALRRLPLDEQLAVYAAYWHRGYACNPAAIYRKARELAPQVRGVWVVETKAQAAALPDGVPYVLLNSPGYLRAMATAKYFVNNVNFPHTMVKRPGSVHVQTQHGTPLKTMGMDLREYPIAAEGMDFDRLREAVGRWDYLVSPNPHTSEHFSRAFPGRYELLETGYPRNDRLALATPAETAAVRERLGLAAGQRTVLYAPTHREGQGGYVPLADLRELAARLGSDHTLLVRTHYFHTGGPGELGTGAGAAEIRDVSDHPTVEDLYLAADVLVTDYSSMMFDYAVLDRPIVVFAPDWEEYRRVRGVYFDLLATPPGAVATDQDQLTEALLAGDPAPAARAAFRARFCPWDDGGAAERVVRRVFPVTAPVPAPAAANPPVGATPG